A DNA window from Acidobacteriota bacterium contains the following coding sequences:
- a CDS encoding ABC transporter permease yields MPQSPWRRIGWRNLGRNRKRTLLTALGLAVGFMACVLIVGWTQGIQTQMVESGTSLISGQLEIQDAEFRPDRRLFDTIGGRDGVDVEALLRAIDADEAVIAAAPRVYAGGLVSSGDATTAGAFFGVDPEREVTLTRFLDSLVDGVLPAAGASELVIGDEMALQLDVGVGDELVVVASGADGSMANDLFTVSGIFRSGLVEFDASTAVFVLSDLQELVVLEPDRIHEVIAATSDFRLADATAERLGRSLEAVDTGGRSLAVISWTELNPAMVEYVALGESFYWIILVIVFSIAIFGVANTMLMATFERRREFAVMLALGATPRAVVGAVLWEALAIGFFSLAVGLAITMPLLFWWHNAPPGLGFFFDDVTLMGALLEIDLRVEYNLPVTIYAAGALILTAMVAAFYPAIRAARTPPADTLSGL; encoded by the coding sequence ATGCCCCAGTCCCCCTGGCGGCGCATCGGTTGGCGCAATCTCGGCCGGAACCGGAAACGGACCCTTCTGACCGCGCTCGGCCTCGCTGTCGGCTTCATGGCCTGCGTCCTGATCGTCGGATGGACGCAGGGCATTCAGACGCAGATGGTGGAGAGCGGGACCTCCCTGATCAGCGGGCAGCTCGAGATTCAGGACGCGGAGTTCCGTCCCGACCGCAGGCTGTTCGACACCATCGGCGGGCGTGACGGCGTGGACGTGGAAGCGCTGCTCCGTGCTATTGACGCGGACGAAGCGGTCATCGCGGCGGCGCCCCGCGTCTATGCGGGCGGGCTGGTCAGCTCCGGCGACGCCACCACGGCGGGCGCCTTCTTCGGCGTCGATCCGGAACGCGAGGTGACGCTCACACGGTTCCTCGATTCCCTGGTGGACGGCGTGCTGCCCGCCGCCGGTGCGAGCGAGCTGGTAATCGGCGACGAGATGGCGCTTCAGCTCGACGTCGGCGTCGGCGACGAGCTGGTGGTCGTGGCGTCCGGGGCCGACGGGTCGATGGCGAACGATCTCTTCACGGTATCCGGCATTTTTCGCTCCGGACTGGTGGAATTCGATGCCTCGACTGCCGTATTCGTGCTGAGCGACCTGCAGGAACTGGTCGTGCTCGAGCCCGATCGGATCCACGAGGTGATCGCCGCCACGTCGGACTTCCGTCTCGCCGATGCGACGGCCGAGCGTCTGGGCCGCAGCCTCGAAGCTGTCGATACTGGTGGTCGGTCCCTCGCCGTCATTTCCTGGACCGAGCTCAACCCGGCGATGGTGGAGTACGTCGCTCTGGGAGAGAGCTTCTACTGGATCATCCTGGTGATCGTCTTTTCGATCGCGATTTTCGGCGTGGCGAATACGATGTTGATGGCAACGTTCGAGCGGCGGCGCGAGTTTGCGGTGATGCTGGCGCTCGGCGCGACGCCGCGCGCCGTGGTGGGCGCCGTGCTCTGGGAGGCCTTGGCCATCGGTTTCTTCAGTCTCGCGGTCGGCCTCGCGATCACGATGCCCCTGTTGTTCTGGTGGCACAATGCGCCACCCGGACTCGGGTTCTTCTTCGACGACGTGACGTTGATGGGGGCGTTGCTGGAGATCGACCTTAGGGTCGAGTACAACCTGCCGGTGACTATCTATGCCGCGGGGGCGCTCATTCTGACGGCGATGGTCGCGGCGTTCTATCCGGCGATCCGCGCTGCGCGGACGCCGCCCGCCGACACGCTCTCGGGACTCTGA
- a CDS encoding ABC transporter permease, whose product MHLGVLTMFALRNLRRHLRRTVLTMLAMVVGGGLLSFSFALGDGAHEAWIEAGVRMSTGHVTVQRPEFRVTRRLEDRLPSGVRQVAEAALVTAEIAPLVAARSSKLTIRGLASSAAGARPAQIFAVDPVAEATFGMVDNQVAEGRYLEPDDRLAAYIGVGLANSLELELGSRMVVQAQDAHHEISAQLLRVVGIFRSGVPEVDQVLVHMPIGTAGEWLGSGHDVTNVGLVLTDSSRVGDVAARLEAALAGPVARGEAQVMGWRESNPALAAAIAIDDFGNYLVFGVLFVIIALGVINTVLMSVLHRHREFGVLQALGLTPGQTGSIVLIEGLTLTAVSGLAGVALGCFLTWWFLGDGFDFSALLGEEMTFSGVVIDPMIMPLFFPWRMGQIVLFMLVLGAGASIYPALRAAHVDVTEAMKFDR is encoded by the coding sequence ATGCATCTGGGCGTGTTGACCATGTTCGCGTTGCGCAACCTGCGCCGGCACCTACGGCGGACGGTGTTGACGATGCTGGCAATGGTGGTGGGCGGCGGGCTGCTGAGTTTTTCGTTCGCGCTCGGCGATGGCGCCCACGAAGCGTGGATCGAAGCCGGCGTCCGGATGAGCACGGGGCATGTGACGGTTCAGCGGCCGGAGTTCCGCGTCACCCGCCGGCTCGAGGACCGCCTGCCCAGTGGCGTCAGGCAGGTGGCCGAGGCGGCGCTCGTCACCGCCGAGATCGCCCCCCTCGTTGCGGCGCGTTCCTCCAAGCTCACCATCCGGGGCCTTGCCAGCTCCGCCGCCGGGGCCCGGCCCGCGCAGATCTTCGCGGTCGATCCGGTGGCGGAGGCGACATTCGGAATGGTCGACAATCAGGTGGCCGAGGGCCGCTACCTGGAGCCGGATGATCGCCTTGCCGCGTACATCGGGGTGGGTCTCGCGAACAGTCTGGAGCTGGAACTCGGTTCGCGCATGGTCGTGCAGGCGCAGGATGCGCACCACGAGATCTCGGCGCAGTTGCTCCGCGTCGTGGGCATATTCCGCAGCGGCGTGCCGGAGGTGGATCAGGTGCTCGTCCACATGCCGATTGGAACGGCGGGCGAGTGGCTCGGTTCCGGACACGACGTCACGAACGTCGGCCTCGTGCTGACCGACAGCAGCCGGGTCGGGGACGTCGCCGCGCGGCTGGAGGCGGCGCTGGCCGGGCCGGTGGCGCGAGGCGAGGCGCAGGTGATGGGATGGCGCGAGTCGAATCCCGCGCTTGCGGCGGCCATCGCGATCGATGACTTCGGCAACTACCTGGTCTTTGGGGTTCTATTCGTCATTATCGCGCTTGGTGTCATCAACACGGTGCTGATGTCGGTGCTGCACCGGCATCGCGAGTTCGGGGTCCTCCAGGCGCTCGGGCTGACGCCGGGCCAGACCGGGTCGATCGTCCTGATCGAGGGTTTGACCCTGACCGCCGTAAGCGGCCTTGCCGGTGTCGCGCTCGGGTGTTTTCTTACGTGGTGGTTCCTGGGCGACGGTTTCGATTTTTCTGCCCTGTTGGGCGAAGAGATGACGTTTTCCGGTGTCGTGATCGATCCGATGATCATGCCGCTGTTCTTTCCGTGGCGCATGGGACAGATTGTCCTGTTCATGCTGGTGCTGGGGGCCGGCGCGTCCATCTACCCGGCGCTACGGGCGGCGCACGTCGACGTGACGGAGGCGATGAAGTTCGACCGATAG
- a CDS encoding outer membrane lipoprotein-sorting protein, translated as MLRASRSRAVLVAMAVASMTLAAPVAAQTDPLEIMDRVDRMMRGDSSRGVATMQVVTENWEREMTMEIWSLGTDFSLVRLRTPPREAGTATLKAVDDIWNYLPKVDRTIKVPASMMGGAWMGSHFTNDDLVKDSRLIEDYDIEITFDGADEGVSVWDFRLTPKPEAPVVWGHIEYRVRQDDYMPLWTRFYDEGGDLARTMEYSAFTEMGGRLVPGVMDMQPADKPDERTSFRYEELEFDVDLEESFFSLRTLQRGR; from the coding sequence ATGCTTCGAGCTTCACGTTCGCGCGCCGTCCTCGTCGCGATGGCGGTCGCGTCGATGACCCTTGCCGCACCCGTTGCCGCGCAGACCGATCCCCTCGAGATCATGGACCGGGTCGACCGGATGATGCGGGGCGACTCGAGCCGCGGCGTTGCCACCATGCAGGTGGTCACCGAGAACTGGGAGCGCGAGATGACGATGGAGATCTGGTCGCTCGGCACCGACTTCTCCCTCGTCCGCCTGCGCACGCCGCCCCGGGAGGCGGGAACCGCCACGCTGAAGGCCGTGGACGACATCTGGAACTACCTGCCGAAGGTGGATCGGACCATCAAGGTGCCGGCGTCGATGATGGGCGGCGCGTGGATGGGGTCGCACTTCACCAATGACGACCTCGTCAAGGACAGCCGACTGATCGAGGACTACGACATCGAAATCACGTTCGACGGGGCCGACGAAGGCGTGTCGGTGTGGGATTTCCGCCTGACGCCGAAGCCGGAGGCCCCGGTCGTCTGGGGCCACATCGAGTACCGCGTTCGTCAGGACGACTACATGCCGCTGTGGACGCGCTTCTACGACGAGGGCGGGGATCTCGCCCGCACCATGGAATACAGCGCATTCACGGAGATGGGCGGACGCCTGGTGCCCGGGGTGATGGACATGCAGCCCGCTGACAAGCCGGACGAACGGACCAGTTTCCGCTACGAGGAGCTGGAGTTCGACGTTGATCTCGAGGAGTCTTTCTTCTCCCTCCGGACGCTGCAGCGCGGACGCTAG
- a CDS encoding ABC transporter ATP-binding protein translates to MTDTDNNTAVRTEGVWKIFTQEAEEVQAVRGVDLRVERGEFTALAGPSGSGKTTLLNLIGGLTRPSRGQVWVAGQDIGGMSNQQLARLRLEQVGFIFQAYNLLPVLTALENAEFPMLLQGIDAEQRHARVRELFTRTGLEGLEDRRPGKLSGGQQQRVAVVRAVAGKPALVLADEPTANLDSHSSEALLDMMAELNRELGVTFVFATHDDHVMERSRRLVRMVDGQIASDETRT, encoded by the coding sequence ATGACTGACACCGACAACAACACCGCCGTCCGGACCGAGGGGGTCTGGAAGATCTTCACCCAGGAAGCGGAAGAGGTGCAGGCGGTTCGGGGTGTAGACCTGCGCGTGGAGCGGGGAGAGTTCACGGCGCTGGCCGGGCCGTCCGGCTCGGGGAAGACGACGCTGCTCAACCTGATCGGCGGCCTGACCCGGCCGAGCAGGGGCCAGGTCTGGGTGGCGGGGCAGGACATAGGCGGAATGTCGAACCAGCAACTCGCGCGGCTGCGGCTCGAACAGGTCGGCTTCATCTTTCAGGCCTACAACCTGCTGCCGGTGCTTACGGCCCTTGAGAACGCCGAGTTCCCCATGCTGTTGCAGGGCATCGACGCCGAACAGCGCCATGCGAGGGTGCGCGAGCTGTTCACCCGGACCGGGCTGGAGGGCCTGGAGGACCGGCGACCCGGCAAGCTCTCGGGCGGCCAGCAGCAGCGGGTTGCCGTGGTCCGAGCGGTGGCGGGCAAGCCGGCGCTCGTGCTGGCGGACGAGCCGACGGCGAATCTCGACTCGCATTCGAGCGAGGCGCTCCTCGACATGATGGCCGAGCTGAACCGCGAACTGGGCGTGACGTTCGTATTCGCGACACATGACGATCACGTCATGGAGCGGTCACGGCGTCTGGTCCGGATGGTGGACGGGCAGATCGCCTCGGACGAGACCCGAACGTGA
- a CDS encoding peroxiredoxin family protein, with translation MELHDRLDDLRAQGLGVAAISYDSVEVLAAFAERRGITSELPLLSDDDSAAIRDFGIYNHVAEAGVGPNAEEADVKAAVEQYVSVFGANPMIIGTPFPGTFIVDRQGRVTSRFFEEFYRERNTAANIMLKLGTPISGIAGSSGETAHLEIEASQSNPDITVGSRFHLALDITPKPEMHVYAPGAEELGYRVINLALETPPFLRLLPSEYPASEIYHFKPLDERVPVYMRPFRLIQEIVVEGDPESTAALAELDAVTLTGRLDYQACDDEICFNPASIPLTWTITVAPLDRQRALPADGQ, from the coding sequence GTGGAGCTGCATGACCGTCTCGATGACCTGCGAGCCCAGGGTCTCGGCGTCGCCGCCATCAGCTACGACTCGGTAGAGGTTCTCGCCGCGTTCGCGGAACGGCGTGGCATCACGTCCGAACTGCCGCTCCTGTCGGACGATGACTCCGCGGCAATCCGCGACTTCGGCATCTACAACCACGTTGCCGAAGCGGGCGTCGGCCCGAACGCGGAGGAGGCGGACGTCAAGGCGGCGGTGGAACAGTACGTCTCCGTGTTCGGCGCGAACCCGATGATCATCGGAACACCGTTCCCGGGGACGTTCATCGTGGACCGGCAGGGACGCGTCACCTCCCGCTTCTTTGAGGAGTTCTACCGCGAGCGGAACACCGCGGCGAACATCATGCTGAAGCTGGGAACACCGATCTCGGGGATCGCGGGCAGCTCGGGCGAGACGGCGCATCTGGAGATCGAAGCGTCGCAGAGCAACCCCGACATCACCGTCGGCAGCCGCTTCCACTTGGCCCTGGACATCACGCCGAAGCCGGAAATGCACGTCTACGCGCCCGGCGCGGAAGAGCTGGGCTACCGGGTCATCAACCTCGCGCTCGAGACGCCGCCGTTCCTTCGCCTGCTGCCGTCCGAGTACCCGGCATCGGAGATCTACCACTTCAAGCCGCTCGACGAACGGGTGCCGGTCTACATGCGGCCGTTCCGCCTGATTCAGGAGATCGTGGTGGAGGGTGATCCGGAGTCGACCGCGGCGCTGGCCGAACTCGACGCGGTCACGTTGACCGGGCGCCTCGACTACCAGGCGTGCGACGACGAGATCTGCTTCAACCCAGCGTCGATTCCGCTGACCTGGACGATCACGGTCGCGCCGCTCGACCGCCAGCGCGCGTTGCCCGCGGACGGGCAGTAG